From a single Banduia mediterranea genomic region:
- the pheS gene encoding phenylalanine--tRNA ligase subunit alpha, producing the protein MSDSPEDLALQAQTDIAACTELRALDALRVELLGKKGSLTGLLKQLGGMPPEQRKAFGDRVNRAKEAVQAQLDTRRRTLEDIEMSRRLAEETIDVSLPGRGEGSGGLHPISLTIERIERLFADMGFESVAGPEIEDDYHNFEALNIPPAHPARAMQDTFYVQGGERLLRTHTSPVQIRTMKHLVAAGGKPPIRMICPGRVYRVDFDRTHSPMFHQVEGLYVAERVSLADLKYDLMNFARGLFESDVEVMFRPSYFPFVEPGADMHVRLGDRWLEVLGCGIVNPKVLEAVGIDSERYTGYAFGMGVERLAMRRYGIDDLRLFFNNDLRFLRQFA; encoded by the coding sequence ATGAGCGACAGCCCAGAAGACCTGGCCCTACAGGCCCAAACCGACATCGCCGCCTGCACGGAGCTGCGTGCCCTCGATGCCCTGCGCGTGGAGTTGCTGGGCAAGAAGGGCAGCCTGACCGGCCTGCTCAAGCAGCTCGGCGGCATGCCGCCGGAACAGCGCAAGGCCTTCGGCGACCGGGTCAATCGTGCCAAGGAAGCCGTGCAGGCGCAGCTCGATACGCGCCGTCGCACGCTGGAGGACATCGAGATGTCGCGCCGTCTGGCCGAGGAGACGATCGATGTCAGTCTGCCGGGACGCGGTGAGGGCAGCGGTGGTCTGCATCCGATCTCCTTGACCATCGAGCGCATCGAGCGCCTGTTCGCCGACATGGGCTTTGAATCCGTGGCCGGTCCGGAAATCGAGGACGATTACCACAATTTCGAGGCCCTCAATATTCCGCCAGCGCATCCGGCGCGCGCGATGCAGGACACCTTCTACGTCCAGGGCGGCGAACGGCTGCTGCGCACCCACACCTCGCCGGTCCAGATCAGGACGATGAAGCATCTGGTGGCCGCCGGCGGCAAGCCGCCGATTCGCATGATCTGTCCGGGCCGTGTTTACCGCGTCGATTTCGATCGCACGCACAGCCCGATGTTTCATCAGGTGGAGGGCCTGTATGTGGCCGAGCGGGTATCGCTGGCCGATCTCAAGTACGACCTCATGAACTTTGCGCGCGGCCTGTTCGAGTCCGATGTGGAGGTGATGTTCCGGCCCTCGTATTTTCCGTTCGTGGAACCGGGCGCGGACATGCACGTGCGACTCGGCGACCGCTGGCTGGAGGTTCTGGGCTGCGGCATCGTCAACCCCAAGGTGCTCGAAGCCGTCGGTATCGATTCCGAACGCTATACCGGCTATGCCTTTGGTATGGGTGTGGAGCGGCTCGCGATGCGGCGTTACGGCATCGACGATCTGCGTCTGTTCTTCAACAACGATCTGCGCTTTCTGCGTCAGTTCGCCTGA
- the rplT gene encoding 50S ribosomal protein L20 — MARVKRGVTAHAKHKKVLKKAKGYYGGKSRVFRAAKQATIKAGQYAYRDRRVKKREIRALWIQRINAGAREHGLNYSRFINGLAKAGVVLDRKVLADLAIHDKAAFAALAVQAQAQLAA; from the coding sequence ATGGCACGAGTCAAGCGCGGCGTTACCGCACACGCCAAGCACAAGAAAGTCCTGAAGAAGGCCAAGGGTTACTACGGCGGCAAGAGCCGGGTATTCCGCGCCGCCAAGCAGGCCACGATCAAGGCCGGGCAGTACGCCTACCGCGACCGTCGCGTCAAAAAGCGTGAAATCCGCGCCTTGTGGATTCAGCGCATCAACGCCGGCGCGCGTGAACATGGCCTCAACTACAGCCGATTTATCAACGGACTCGCCAAGGCCGGCGTGGTCCTTGATCGCAAGGTGCTGGCTGACCTGGCGATTCATGACAAGGCTGCGTTCGCTGCTCTGGCGGTCCAGGCACAAGCCCAGCTCGCCGCCTGA
- the infC gene encoding translation initiation factor IF-3, giving the protein MEEFSIAQEKSDRRNEQITVPRVRVVGPEGDQVGVMMTRDALAKAEELGLDLVEVSPNADPPVCKIMDYGKYVFQKDKAQQAARRKQKQVQIKEVKFRPGTDVGDYQVKLRNLQRFIEEGDKAKITVRFRGREMAHQELGRDLLERIRADLDEIGQVEQFPKMEGRQMVMVVTPRKH; this is encoded by the coding sequence TTGGAGGAATTCAGCATCGCGCAGGAAAAGAGTGACCGCCGTAACGAACAGATCACCGTGCCACGTGTACGTGTGGTTGGCCCCGAGGGAGATCAGGTCGGAGTCATGATGACTCGCGACGCACTCGCGAAGGCCGAAGAGCTGGGATTGGATCTGGTGGAAGTGTCGCCGAATGCAGATCCTCCAGTCTGCAAGATCATGGATTACGGCAAGTACGTTTTTCAGAAGGACAAGGCCCAGCAGGCGGCGCGGCGCAAGCAGAAGCAGGTGCAGATCAAGGAAGTGAAATTTCGGCCCGGCACCGATGTTGGTGACTACCAGGTCAAACTTCGCAATCTGCAGCGATTCATCGAAGAAGGTGACAAGGCCAAGATCACGGTTCGCTTCCGCGGTCGCGAAATGGCGCATCAGGAACTCGGGCGCGATCTGCTGGAACGCATCCGCGCCGATCTGGACGAAATCGGACAGGTCGAGCAGTTCCCGAAGATGGAAGGCCGCCAGATGGTGATGGTGGTGACGCCGCGCAAGCACTGA
- the rpmI gene encoding 50S ribosomal protein L35, whose product MPKIKTNRGAAKRFSRTGKGGFKRSFSHKRHILTKKPAKRIRQLRGPTMVHESDVREVRQLLPYA is encoded by the coding sequence ATGCCGAAGATCAAGACCAACCGCGGTGCCGCGAAGCGTTTTTCGCGCACCGGCAAGGGTGGTTTCAAGCGCTCGTTCTCGCACAAGCGCCACATCCTGACCAAGAAGCCGGCGAAGCGCATTCGTCAGCTGCGTGGCCCGACCATGGTGCATGAGTCCGACGTGCGTGAAGTGCGTCAGCTCCTGCCGTACGCCTGA